The following coding sequences are from one Hymenobacter sp. DG25A window:
- a CDS encoding GH92 family glycosyl hydrolase produces the protein MNRLLSVFLLAFLPLFAQAQAPDLADLVNPLMGTDSKPSLSNGNTYPAIARPWGMNFWLPQTGKMGSGWAYQYSADKIKGFKQTHQPSPWMNDYGQFALMPITGALRFEEEERASWFSHKAEVVTPYYYRVYLADYDITTELTPTERAARFRFTFPKTDSAYVVLDALDRGSHVQVQPQQRRIIGYTTRNSGGAPQNFKNYFIIEFDHEFSSTTIYLDKVLYGQPLEATGGHTGAVVGFKTRKGEQVQARVASSFISPEQAERNLQEIGTNDFETVKQQGKAAWNEQLGRVQVEGGTDAQQRTFYSCLYRSLLFPRKFYELDAAGQPVHYSPYNGQVLPGYLYTDTGFWDTFRALFPFLNLLYPDVNSQIQAGLVNTYKEGGWLPEWASPGYRDIMVGNNSASVVADAYLKGVRGYDINTLYEAMLKGANAQGPLEAVGRAGASYYNKLGYVPYDVKINESAARTLEYAYDDFAIAQLGKALGRPKKEVALYQKRSQNYRNLFDKETRLMRGRNQNGTFQSPFNPFKWGDAFTEGNSWHYTWSVFHDVHGLMTLMGGPKPFVAALDTVFTLAPVFDASYYGSVIHEIREMQIAGMGNYAHGNQPIQHMVYLYAYAGQPWKTQYWARETLNRLYLPTPDGYCGDEDNGQTSAWYVFSALGFYPVCPATDQYVLGAPLFPKTTLHLANGKTIVLNAPANSAANRYVQAVRLNGQPYTHNWLSHEALMQGATVDFDMGDKPNTTRSTKAEDAPYSFSQEKK, from the coding sequence ATGAATCGACTTCTATCTGTCTTTCTCCTCGCGTTCCTCCCACTCTTCGCCCAAGCTCAAGCCCCCGACCTGGCCGACCTGGTGAACCCGCTGATGGGCACCGACTCCAAGCCCAGTCTTTCCAATGGCAACACCTATCCAGCCATTGCGCGGCCCTGGGGCATGAACTTCTGGCTGCCGCAAACGGGCAAGATGGGCAGCGGCTGGGCCTACCAGTATTCGGCCGATAAGATCAAAGGCTTCAAGCAAACGCACCAGCCTTCGCCGTGGATGAACGACTACGGGCAGTTTGCCCTCATGCCTATCACCGGGGCGCTGCGCTTTGAGGAAGAGGAGCGGGCCAGCTGGTTTTCGCATAAGGCCGAGGTAGTTACGCCCTACTACTACCGCGTGTACCTTGCCGACTACGACATTACCACCGAGCTGACGCCCACCGAACGCGCCGCCCGCTTCCGCTTCACCTTCCCAAAAACCGACAGCGCCTACGTGGTGCTCGATGCCCTGGACCGTGGCTCCCACGTGCAGGTGCAACCCCAGCAGCGCCGCATTATTGGCTACACTACCCGCAACAGCGGTGGCGCGCCGCAGAACTTCAAGAACTACTTCATCATCGAGTTCGACCACGAGTTCAGCAGCACCACTATTTACCTGGATAAAGTGCTCTACGGGCAGCCGCTGGAAGCTACCGGCGGCCACACCGGGGCCGTGGTGGGCTTTAAAACCCGCAAGGGCGAGCAGGTGCAGGCGCGGGTTGCTTCCTCGTTTATCAGCCCCGAGCAGGCCGAGCGCAACCTGCAGGAAATCGGCACCAACGACTTTGAGACGGTGAAGCAGCAGGGCAAAGCGGCCTGGAACGAGCAGCTGGGCCGGGTGCAGGTGGAAGGCGGCACCGATGCCCAGCAGCGCACCTTCTATTCCTGCCTGTACCGCTCCCTTCTGTTTCCCCGCAAGTTTTACGAGCTGGATGCCGCTGGTCAGCCCGTGCATTACTCGCCCTACAACGGCCAGGTGCTGCCCGGCTACCTCTACACCGATACCGGTTTCTGGGACACCTTCCGGGCCTTGTTTCCCTTCCTGAACCTGCTGTACCCCGATGTGAACAGCCAGATTCAGGCGGGCCTTGTGAACACCTACAAGGAAGGCGGCTGGCTGCCGGAGTGGGCCAGCCCCGGCTACCGCGACATTATGGTAGGCAACAACTCGGCCTCCGTGGTAGCCGATGCCTACCTGAAAGGCGTACGCGGCTACGATATCAACACGCTCTATGAAGCCATGCTGAAAGGCGCCAACGCCCAAGGCCCGCTGGAGGCCGTGGGCCGCGCCGGCGCCAGCTACTACAACAAGCTCGGCTACGTGCCCTACGACGTCAAAATCAACGAAAGCGCGGCCCGCACCCTGGAATACGCCTACGATGACTTTGCCATTGCCCAACTCGGGAAGGCGCTGGGTCGGCCCAAAAAGGAAGTGGCGCTCTACCAGAAGCGCAGCCAGAACTACCGCAACCTCTTCGACAAAGAAACCCGCCTGATGCGCGGCCGCAACCAGAACGGCACGTTCCAGTCGCCCTTCAACCCCTTTAAGTGGGGCGACGCCTTCACGGAGGGCAACAGTTGGCACTACACCTGGTCGGTTTTCCATGATGTGCACGGGCTGATGACGCTCATGGGCGGCCCCAAGCCCTTTGTGGCGGCGCTGGACACGGTGTTTACCCTGGCGCCGGTGTTCGATGCCTCGTACTACGGCTCCGTGATTCATGAAATCCGGGAAATGCAGATTGCGGGCATGGGCAACTATGCTCACGGCAACCAGCCCATTCAGCATATGGTGTACCTCTACGCCTACGCCGGTCAGCCCTGGAAAACCCAGTATTGGGCCCGCGAAACCCTCAACCGCCTCTACCTGCCCACCCCCGATGGCTACTGCGGCGACGAAGACAACGGCCAGACCTCGGCCTGGTACGTCTTCTCGGCTCTGGGTTTCTACCCCGTGTGCCCCGCCACCGACCAATACGTGCTGGGCGCCCCGCTCTTCCCGAAAACCACCCTGCACCTCGCCAACGGCAAGACTATCGTGCTGAACGCCCCCGCCAACAGCGCCGCCAACCGCTACGTGCAGGCTGTGCGCCTCAACGGCCAGCCCTACACCCACAACTGGCTCAGCCACGAGGCGCTGATGCAGGGGGCAACAGTGGATTTTGATATGGGAGATAAGCCGAATACAACGCGTAGTACGAAAGCTGAGGACGCGCCGTATTCGTTTTCGCAGGAGAAGAAGTAG
- a CDS encoding SbcC/MukB-like Walker B domain-containing protein, translating to MKILRVRFYNLNSLRGEHTVDFSQTPLVDAGLFAITGPTGAGKTTILDAITLALYGQVPRHETSGPEHVMSHGTGESWAEVEFEVNDQQYRSKWGQYRARRKPEGNLQDSKMELSERKVAEDGTETWVFLETYKSKVPAKVAELSGLEYKQFLRSVLLAQGDFTRFLKAPAGERAQLLEKITDTRKYSDISRAAFERAKQETQQVEQLRAGLTGLVLLSPEEVSFLETEIQELTTQLSTATAAQEQLREARQWQLRLRELRQKQQATQEQQQRLAAQSEALAPLRQRLAGHQQAAPFATDFALLRQAEELVARLRREAGQLQEQLPQLEERRAAAEAARTAAHQAYEQAAGNRDQQEPKLRAAEQLDLLLSEARQRLATGKQEYQERNALWKEQNREATHAAEQTRQHQHQAHELRDWLTRHTVLSGTAEALAPLSGFLHDWQHVQAEIAELEHQVKTRQQLWATATATQASSAQQLQEVETQLSILATQYATATAARHDWRHQLTHHVARLHREEQALESSVQDLRRLTQAHQLILTHEEARQQLTPGEPCPLCGAKEHPFTAGLLGVSHDSVQQDRQREQELTQQTVDLKGRINRLTSISGLLETDATLLTPETTVVRWLSVEEETSIPGTVRALVQELRALEQQQQQAQLTQTKAQADRHNAQQQQQQLGAELAGLTLRLNDSREQAPKIREMIVSLLSAFGLEFSGENGPALVQRLESVGAEFRQKQQEAEKLERELLLTQQRAETAQKHRDELQQELNQRREKLQLDHEAMQRQEQQRRELLSEDDVARARQRLEDALRTADLHRQQAEQQFQQHETALTVAVDKRRQRELDVEHQQQAHEERHAALTAGLTAAGLSPNPADLLPLLLPEPEAASLQNQLRRHEQDVALAEQTAQETARQLQQEEARALTPEPLERIEELLTTHNQHLATLNQQLGQRQERLGSHQAGLERHAALAAELEKQQQEARRWRQLAELIGSADGKKFSEFAQGLTLARLIDLANRHLHRFIDRYRILRNPEQHLDLLIQDEYQAGSARSMNSLSGGESFLVSLALALGLSELAGRKTQIDTLFIDEGFGTLDPDTLDVALSALEMLQGTGKTIGIISHVEALKERVTTQINVRKGAGGFSSLQVLGFGEEV from the coding sequence ATGAAAATTCTCCGCGTCCGCTTTTATAATCTGAACTCCCTGCGCGGGGAGCACACCGTTGATTTTAGCCAGACGCCGCTGGTAGATGCGGGCCTGTTTGCCATTACCGGCCCCACCGGCGCGGGCAAAACCACCATTCTCGATGCCATTACCCTGGCCCTCTACGGCCAGGTGCCCCGCCACGAAACCAGCGGCCCAGAGCACGTCATGAGCCACGGCACCGGCGAAAGCTGGGCCGAAGTGGAGTTCGAAGTAAACGACCAGCAATACCGCTCCAAGTGGGGCCAGTACCGCGCCCGCCGGAAGCCGGAAGGCAACCTCCAGGATTCCAAAATGGAGCTCAGCGAGCGGAAAGTAGCGGAGGATGGCACGGAAACCTGGGTGTTTCTGGAAACCTATAAATCGAAGGTTCCGGCAAAAGTGGCCGAGCTGAGCGGGCTGGAGTACAAGCAGTTCCTGCGCTCCGTGCTGCTGGCCCAGGGCGACTTTACCCGCTTTCTGAAAGCCCCGGCCGGGGAGCGGGCCCAGCTGCTGGAGAAAATCACCGACACCCGGAAGTATTCCGACATCTCGCGGGCCGCGTTTGAGCGCGCCAAGCAGGAAACCCAGCAGGTGGAGCAGCTGCGCGCCGGCCTGACGGGTTTGGTGCTGCTCTCGCCGGAAGAAGTGTCGTTTCTGGAAACCGAAATTCAGGAGCTGACCACCCAACTGAGTACCGCCACGGCGGCCCAGGAACAGCTGCGCGAGGCCCGGCAGTGGCAGCTGCGCCTGCGGGAATTGCGCCAGAAACAGCAAGCCACGCAGGAACAGCAGCAACGGCTGGCAGCACAGTCAGAAGCGCTGGCCCCGTTGCGGCAGCGGCTGGCCGGGCACCAGCAGGCGGCCCCTTTTGCTACTGATTTTGCTTTGTTACGGCAGGCCGAAGAGCTGGTAGCCCGTCTGCGCCGGGAGGCCGGGCAGCTGCAGGAGCAGCTCCCGCAGCTGGAAGAGCGCCGCGCCGCGGCAGAGGCGGCCCGCACCGCAGCCCACCAGGCATATGAACAGGCCGCGGGCAACCGGGACCAGCAGGAACCAAAGCTGCGTGCCGCCGAACAGTTGGACCTGCTGCTCTCCGAAGCCCGGCAGCGCCTTGCAACCGGCAAGCAGGAATATCAGGAGCGCAATGCCCTCTGGAAAGAGCAGAACCGCGAAGCCACTCACGCTGCCGAACAAACCAGGCAGCACCAGCACCAAGCCCATGAGCTGCGCGACTGGCTCACGCGCCATACCGTGCTAAGCGGCACGGCGGAAGCCCTGGCCCCGCTCAGCGGCTTTCTGCACGACTGGCAGCACGTGCAGGCCGAAATAGCAGAGCTGGAGCACCAGGTAAAAACGCGGCAGCAGCTATGGGCTACGGCCACCGCCACCCAGGCCAGCAGCGCGCAGCAGCTGCAGGAGGTGGAAACGCAGCTCAGCATCCTTGCCACGCAGTACGCTACCGCCACCGCCGCCCGCCACGACTGGCGGCACCAGCTCACGCACCACGTGGCCCGGCTGCACCGCGAAGAACAGGCCCTGGAAAGCAGCGTGCAGGATTTGCGCCGCCTCACGCAGGCGCATCAGCTCATTCTTACCCACGAAGAAGCCCGACAGCAACTAACACCAGGCGAGCCGTGCCCCTTGTGCGGCGCGAAGGAGCATCCGTTTACGGCAGGCCTGCTGGGCGTAAGTCACGATTCGGTGCAGCAGGACCGCCAGCGGGAACAGGAGCTGACCCAGCAGACGGTGGATCTGAAAGGGCGCATCAACCGCCTTACTTCCATCAGTGGCTTGTTGGAAACCGATGCAACCCTGCTTACGCCGGAAACCACGGTAGTGCGGTGGCTTTCGGTGGAGGAAGAAACCTCTATCCCCGGCACCGTGCGCGCCTTGGTGCAGGAGCTGCGCGCCCTGGAACAGCAGCAGCAGCAGGCCCAGCTTACTCAAACCAAAGCCCAGGCCGACCGCCACAACGCCCAACAGCAGCAGCAGCAGCTGGGCGCGGAGTTGGCAGGCCTCACGCTGCGGCTGAATGATTCCCGGGAGCAGGCACCCAAAATCCGGGAAATGATTGTCAGCCTGCTTTCTGCTTTTGGGCTGGAGTTTTCGGGCGAAAATGGCCCGGCTCTGGTCCAGCGTTTGGAAAGCGTAGGGGCTGAATTCCGCCAGAAGCAACAGGAAGCGGAAAAGCTGGAGCGCGAGCTACTGCTGACCCAGCAGCGCGCCGAAACCGCTCAGAAGCACCGCGACGAGTTGCAGCAGGAATTAAATCAGCGCCGCGAAAAGCTGCAGCTGGACCATGAAGCCATGCAGCGCCAGGAGCAGCAGCGCCGGGAGCTGCTCTCCGAAGACGATGTGGCCCGCGCCCGCCAGCGCCTGGAAGACGCCCTGCGCACCGCCGACCTGCACCGCCAGCAGGCCGAGCAGCAGTTTCAGCAGCACGAAACCGCTCTGACCGTAGCCGTGGACAAGCGGCGCCAGCGGGAGCTGGACGTAGAGCACCAGCAGCAGGCCCACGAAGAACGCCACGCGGCGCTTACGGCAGGCCTCACCGCCGCCGGCCTCTCCCCCAACCCCGCCGACCTGCTGCCGCTGCTCCTGCCCGAACCGGAAGCCGCCAGCCTGCAGAACCAGTTGCGCCGCCACGAGCAGGACGTAGCACTGGCCGAACAAACCGCCCAGGAAACCGCCCGGCAGCTGCAGCAGGAAGAAGCCCGTGCCCTCACGCCGGAGCCCTTAGAGCGCATCGAAGAGCTTTTGACTACCCACAACCAGCATCTGGCCACGCTCAACCAGCAGCTGGGCCAGCGACAGGAACGGCTGGGAAGCCATCAGGCGGGCCTGGAACGGCACGCCGCCCTGGCGGCGGAGCTGGAAAAGCAGCAGCAGGAAGCCCGCCGCTGGCGGCAACTGGCGGAGCTCATCGGCTCGGCCGATGGCAAGAAGTTCAGCGAGTTTGCTCAGGGCCTCACCCTGGCCCGCCTCATCGACCTAGCCAACCGCCACCTGCACCGCTTCATCGACCGGTACCGCATCCTGCGCAACCCCGAGCAGCATCTGGACCTGCTGATTCAGGACGAATACCAGGCCGGTTCGGCGCGCTCCATGAATTCGCTGTCGGGTGGGGAAAGTTTTCTGGTGAGTCTGGCACTGGCGCTGGGCCTCTCGGAGTTGGCGGGCCGCAAAACCCAGATTGACACCCTGTTTATTGACGAAGGCTTCGGTACGCTGGACCCCGACACGCTGGACGTGGCACTTTCGGCCCTAGAAATGCTGCAGGGCACGGGCAAAACCATCGGTATCATCTCCCACGTGGAGGCCCTGAAGGAGCGCGTCACCACGCAAATCAACGTGCGGAAGGGTGCAGGCGGGTTCAGCTCTTTGCAGGTGCTGGGCTTTGGGGAGGAAGTTTAG
- a CDS encoding nuclear transport factor 2 family protein — MKNWYALLISLASLSACATVKPTTPAAAGAYKPVDAQLYRTIAQQDSAMFVAFNQHDVEKLQTFFAEDLEFYHDKGGLANFQQTMQGFRNMFAQNKTTGLNRQLVPGTLEVYPINGYGAVETYQHRFCHVENGKDDCGTFKNMMVWRLKDGQWKVTRVVSYGH; from the coding sequence ATGAAAAATTGGTATGCGCTATTGATAAGTTTGGCCAGCCTGAGCGCTTGCGCCACGGTAAAACCCACCACTCCAGCTGCAGCAGGGGCGTACAAGCCAGTCGATGCGCAATTGTACCGCACCATTGCCCAGCAGGATAGCGCCATGTTCGTGGCGTTCAACCAGCACGATGTAGAGAAGCTGCAAACCTTCTTTGCCGAAGACCTAGAGTTTTACCACGATAAGGGCGGATTGGCCAACTTTCAGCAAACCATGCAGGGCTTCCGAAATATGTTCGCCCAGAACAAAACCACTGGCCTGAACCGCCAGCTGGTACCGGGCACGCTGGAAGTGTACCCCATCAACGGCTACGGCGCCGTGGAAACTTACCAGCACCGTTTCTGCCACGTGGAAAATGGCAAAGACGACTGTGGCACTTTTAAGAATATGATGGTGTGGCGGCTAAAGGATGGGCAGTGGAAAGTAACGCGGGTGGTGAGTTATGGGCATTAA
- a CDS encoding glycoside hydrolase family 2 TIM barrel-domain containing protein: MSVNLRFLLPLLALSTTAYAQSGPVKVEVKQTDGRYELLRGGQPYFIKGAGGGQFPERVKAYGGNSIRTWSTEGADVTLAEANKNGLTVMLGLDVARERHGFDYNNPQAVAEQLQKVRAEVLKYKDNPAVLFWGIGNELNLEYTNPKVWDAVQQIAQMIHEVDPNHPTSTVLAGLNQKEVDLIKAKCPAVDILSINTYAGLAAIPQQVRTTGWTGPYVVAEWGPTGHWESPVTPWKASVEETSSQKAAVYQSRYEASVAKDKTQCLGTYVFLWGQKQERTPTWYGIFTEDGKESEVVDVMQYLWSGQWPENRAPHLAGFRLNGQQATDSVYLQPGKRYPAIVSVTDPDKDRLTYRWELLPESTDLKSGGDQESRPAPIAGLIPANAKAKIKLKAPDKEGAYRLFIYTYDGHDNVATANIPFYVKGK, encoded by the coding sequence TTGTCCGTAAATCTGCGTTTTCTGCTCCCATTGCTGGCTCTCAGCACCACTGCCTATGCCCAAAGCGGCCCGGTTAAAGTCGAAGTAAAACAGACCGATGGCCGCTACGAGCTGCTGCGGGGTGGCCAGCCATACTTCATCAAAGGCGCGGGCGGCGGGCAGTTCCCGGAGCGCGTGAAAGCCTACGGCGGCAACTCCATTCGTACCTGGAGCACCGAGGGCGCCGATGTAACACTGGCCGAAGCCAACAAAAACGGCCTGACCGTGATGCTGGGCCTGGACGTGGCCCGGGAGCGGCACGGCTTCGACTACAACAACCCGCAGGCCGTGGCCGAGCAGCTGCAAAAGGTGCGCGCCGAAGTGCTCAAGTACAAGGACAACCCCGCCGTGCTGTTCTGGGGCATCGGCAACGAGCTGAACCTGGAGTACACCAACCCCAAAGTGTGGGATGCTGTGCAGCAGATTGCCCAGATGATCCACGAAGTGGACCCCAACCACCCCACCAGCACCGTGCTGGCGGGCCTCAATCAAAAGGAGGTTGACCTGATCAAGGCGAAGTGCCCGGCCGTGGATATCCTCAGCATTAATACTTACGCCGGGCTGGCGGCCATTCCGCAGCAGGTGCGCACCACCGGCTGGACGGGGCCGTACGTGGTAGCCGAGTGGGGGCCCACCGGCCACTGGGAAAGCCCCGTGACGCCCTGGAAAGCCTCGGTAGAGGAAACCAGCAGCCAGAAAGCCGCCGTGTACCAGAGTCGCTACGAGGCCTCGGTTGCCAAGGACAAAACCCAATGCCTGGGCACCTACGTGTTTCTGTGGGGCCAGAAGCAGGAGCGCACGCCCACTTGGTACGGCATCTTCACGGAGGATGGGAAGGAGTCGGAAGTGGTGGATGTGATGCAGTACCTGTGGAGCGGCCAGTGGCCCGAAAACCGCGCCCCGCACCTGGCGGGTTTCCGCCTGAATGGCCAGCAGGCCACGGATAGCGTGTACCTGCAGCCCGGCAAGCGCTACCCCGCCATCGTCTCCGTCACCGACCCCGATAAAGACCGGCTGACCTACCGCTGGGAGCTGCTCCCGGAAAGCACCGACCTGAAATCCGGCGGCGACCAAGAAAGCCGCCCGGCACCCATTGCAGGGCTGATTCCGGCGAATGCCAAAGCCAAAATCAAACTCAAAGCCCCCGATAAGGAAGGCGCCTACCGCCTGTTCATCTACACCTATGATGGGCACGACAACGTAGCCACCGCCAACATTCCGTTTTATGTAAAGGGCAAGTAG
- a CDS encoding GH92 family glycosyl hydrolase: MNRLSIAALLLASFPTFAQKARPDENLVQYAHPIVGTQRMGHTFPGATVPFGMVQLSPDTDTISYEQNGKYNPKVYEYCAGYQYEDKTIVGFSHTHFSGTGHSDLGDFLIMPTTGPLQLNPGTADKPESGFRSRFSHQNEVAEPAYYKVKLDDHNILAELTATTRVGFHQYTFPKADDAHILLDLTAGIYNYPDKNVWTFVRVENDSLVTGYRQTNGWARTRTEYFALQFSKPFRQYGARNYAKKQAYRGFWGRFDQAHNFPEQAGEQLRLYFDFQTQAGEKIKLKMALSGVSTEGALRNLRAELPGWDFEQVKRQGQAQWQQELSKVTIESPKRVDKDNFYTALYHAFLSPTTYQDVDGQYRGLDQNIHKAEGFTNYTTFSLWDTYRALHPLFNVLQPKRNADMIQSMLAHFGQSAEHMLPVWSHHANENWCMIGYHAVPVIADAIVKGNAPFDANQALDACVTTARQQWYDGIGEYLRLGYVPEDKSNSSVSKTLEYAYDDWCIAQAAKKLGRPDIEQEFSKRAQNWQNVYDQRIGFMRPRLSDGSFRKDFDVLSTHNQGFIEGNAWNYSLYVPQDPAALIAKMGGNARFTEHLDSLFTMHLPDKFFAETEDITRDGIIGNYVHGNEPAHHAAYLYNWTNQPWKTQARVRMILPKMYRPTPDGLGGNDDCGQMSAWYVFSALGFYPVAPGSPEYALGSPAIHGATLRLENGKTFRITVKNQSDKNVYVKEARLNGQKLTRPFLNHQDILNGGELVFTMAGKQ; the protein is encoded by the coding sequence ATGAACCGCCTTTCCATCGCCGCGCTCCTCCTCGCATCCTTCCCCACCTTCGCCCAAAAAGCCAGGCCCGACGAAAACCTCGTGCAATACGCGCACCCCATAGTGGGCACGCAGCGGATGGGGCACACGTTTCCGGGGGCTACGGTGCCGTTTGGCATGGTGCAGCTCTCGCCCGATACCGATACCATCAGCTACGAGCAGAACGGCAAGTACAACCCCAAGGTGTACGAGTACTGCGCCGGCTACCAGTACGAGGATAAAACCATCGTCGGGTTCAGCCACACGCACTTCAGCGGCACCGGCCACTCCGATCTGGGCGACTTCCTGATTATGCCCACCACCGGGCCGCTGCAGCTCAACCCCGGCACCGCCGATAAGCCCGAAAGTGGCTTCCGCTCCCGGTTTTCGCACCAGAATGAAGTAGCGGAGCCGGCCTACTACAAGGTGAAGCTCGATGACCACAACATCCTGGCCGAGCTGACGGCCACCACCCGCGTCGGCTTTCACCAGTACACCTTCCCGAAGGCCGACGACGCCCACATCCTCCTCGACCTAACGGCTGGCATCTACAACTACCCCGATAAAAACGTCTGGACGTTTGTGCGCGTGGAAAACGACTCCTTGGTAACCGGCTACCGCCAGACCAACGGCTGGGCCCGCACGCGCACCGAGTATTTCGCTCTGCAGTTCTCCAAGCCCTTCCGCCAGTACGGCGCCCGCAACTACGCCAAAAAGCAGGCCTACCGTGGCTTCTGGGGTCGTTTCGATCAGGCGCATAACTTCCCGGAGCAGGCCGGCGAGCAGCTGCGCCTATACTTCGATTTTCAGACCCAGGCAGGGGAGAAGATCAAGCTGAAAATGGCCTTATCCGGGGTAAGTACCGAAGGGGCGCTGCGCAACCTGCGCGCCGAGCTGCCGGGCTGGGATTTTGAGCAGGTGAAGCGCCAGGGCCAGGCGCAGTGGCAGCAGGAGCTAAGCAAGGTCACAATTGAGTCGCCGAAACGGGTGGACAAGGACAACTTCTACACGGCCCTGTACCACGCCTTCCTCAGCCCCACTACCTACCAGGACGTGGATGGCCAGTACCGCGGCCTCGACCAGAACATTCACAAAGCCGAAGGCTTCACCAACTACACCACCTTCTCGCTCTGGGATACCTACCGCGCCCTGCACCCGTTGTTCAACGTGCTGCAGCCCAAGCGCAACGCCGACATGATTCAATCTATGCTGGCGCACTTTGGGCAGAGCGCCGAGCATATGCTGCCCGTGTGGAGCCACCACGCCAACGAAAACTGGTGCATGATTGGCTACCACGCGGTGCCCGTTATTGCCGATGCCATTGTGAAAGGTAACGCGCCCTTCGATGCCAACCAGGCCCTGGACGCCTGCGTGACTACCGCCCGCCAGCAATGGTACGACGGCATAGGCGAGTACCTGCGCCTGGGCTACGTGCCCGAGGACAAAAGCAACTCCTCCGTCTCCAAAACTCTGGAATACGCCTACGACGACTGGTGCATTGCCCAGGCCGCCAAAAAGCTCGGCCGCCCGGATATTGAGCAGGAATTCAGCAAGCGCGCCCAGAACTGGCAGAACGTGTACGACCAGCGCATCGGCTTTATGCGCCCGCGCCTTTCCGATGGTTCCTTTCGTAAAGACTTCGATGTGCTGAGCACCCACAACCAAGGCTTCATTGAGGGCAATGCCTGGAACTACAGCCTCTACGTGCCTCAGGACCCCGCCGCGCTTATCGCCAAAATGGGTGGCAATGCCCGCTTCACGGAGCATCTGGACTCGCTGTTCACCATGCACCTGCCGGATAAGTTTTTCGCCGAAACCGAGGACATCACCCGCGACGGTATCATCGGGAACTACGTGCACGGCAATGAGCCCGCCCACCACGCCGCCTATCTCTACAACTGGACCAACCAGCCGTGGAAAACCCAGGCCCGCGTGCGCATGATTCTGCCCAAAATGTACCGCCCCACGCCCGACGGCCTCGGCGGCAACGACGACTGCGGGCAGATGTCGGCGTGGTACGTCTTCTCGGCGCTGGGCTTCTACCCCGTAGCGCCCGGCTCGCCAGAATACGCCCTCGGCAGCCCCGCCATCCACGGCGCCACGCTCCGGCTGGAAAACGGCAAAACCTTCCGCATCACCGTCAAAAACCAGAGCGACAAAAACGTGTATGTAAAGGAAGCCCGACTAAATGGCCAGAAGCTGACGCGGCCTTTCCTCAATCATCAGGATATTCTGAATGGCGGGGAGTTGGTGTTTACGATGGCGGGGAAGCAATAG
- a CDS encoding alpha/beta hydrolase family protein, whose product MKLYYWLWLVLLPVGALGQQKTAADYGFRHLRTVFQGDTVDILIKSRAVEEQVPKPLFLFCQGSLPQPLLKLADDGHVYGVFPFKPDSLLRQYHLAIIGKPYVPLIGQKSKLGRNFTYVEPNGSFPAAYSRRNHLTYYVKRNIAVLRFLRRQPWVAKQRLVVAGHSEGSTVAAKMAQNFHPITHLIYSGGNPSGRILNIIAQDRAVETDSSRTGEASLADWQTVVNTPQDLNASQGDTHLATYSFSIPPQEYLQKLRIPTLISYGTKDWCAPYVDLLRVDFIRSHKTNATFLPYIGTEHNYFPVLPNGQPNYEVFNWDKVADDWLAWLSKK is encoded by the coding sequence ATGAAGTTATACTATTGGCTCTGGCTGGTCCTGCTACCGGTGGGCGCATTGGGACAGCAGAAAACCGCCGCCGATTATGGATTTCGGCATTTGCGAACAGTTTTTCAGGGCGACACCGTCGACATTCTCATCAAATCCCGCGCAGTGGAAGAGCAGGTGCCCAAGCCGCTATTCTTGTTTTGCCAGGGAAGCCTGCCGCAGCCGCTCCTTAAGCTGGCCGATGACGGCCACGTATATGGCGTGTTCCCCTTTAAGCCGGATAGCCTCCTGCGGCAGTATCATCTGGCTATCATCGGCAAGCCCTACGTGCCTTTAATCGGGCAGAAAAGTAAGCTGGGGCGCAACTTCACGTACGTAGAGCCCAACGGTAGTTTCCCGGCTGCTTACTCCCGGCGCAATCATCTGACTTACTATGTAAAACGGAACATTGCGGTGCTGCGCTTTTTGCGGCGGCAACCCTGGGTTGCCAAACAGCGGCTGGTGGTAGCCGGTCATTCGGAAGGCAGTACCGTGGCGGCCAAAATGGCCCAGAACTTTCATCCGATTACGCACCTGATTTATTCCGGTGGTAACCCCAGTGGCCGAATCCTCAACATCATTGCGCAGGACCGCGCCGTGGAAACCGACAGCAGCCGCACCGGAGAAGCTTCCTTGGCTGATTGGCAGACAGTGGTCAACACTCCTCAAGATTTGAACGCCTCGCAGGGGGATACGCATCTGGCCACTTACAGCTTTTCTATTCCGCCGCAGGAATACTTACAGAAGCTGCGGATACCGACCCTTATTTCCTACGGCACCAAAGACTGGTGCGCGCCTTATGTGGATTTACTACGGGTCGATTTTATTCGGAGCCATAAGACTAACGCGACCTTCCTGCCCTACATCGGCACCGAGCATAATTATTTCCCAGTGCTGCCCAACGGCCAACCGAATTATGAGGTGTTTAATTGGGATAAGGTGGCCGATGACTGGCTGGCTTGGTTGAGTAAAAAGTAA